In a genomic window of Cynocephalus volans isolate mCynVol1 chromosome 1, mCynVol1.pri, whole genome shotgun sequence:
- the USF3 gene encoding basic helix-loop-helix domain-containing protein USF3 isoform X2 translates to MRLLQKSSIVERHRKKKINAGINRIGELIPCSPALKQSKNMILDQAFKYITELKRQNDELLLNGGNNEQAEEIKKLRKQLEEIQKENGRYIELLKANDICLYDDPTIHWKGNLKNSKVSVVIPSDQVQKNIIVYSNGSQPGGNSQGTAVQGITFNVGHNLQKQTANVVPVQRTCNLVTPVSISGVYPSENKPWHRTTVSALAANQPVPLCLPATISAQNILELSTSESESSVLGMTGGSLIAVPVGPEPHQHRSLNTCLNDQSSSENKNGQESPKLLKKIAPCATSIPPSSSVTATKVHHGNKSCLSIQDFRGDFQNTFVLSVTTTVCSQPPRPAGGSSPVSISKSTDLTSTTTVVAPSAPGIGKSSTPVSTLSANTLDNSWTLSCCLPSSSVSASDLKNINSLTRISSAGNTQTTWTTLQLAGNTIQPLSQTPSSSVTSVLSESGTSPTITNHSRHMTTGINLNNSLPAEGQPVEQVVVTLPSCPSLPMQPLIAQPQVKSQPPKNILSLNSAMQVIQMAQPVGSAPANQNVIILQPPSTTPCPTVMRAEVPNQTVGQQIVIIQAANQNPLPLLSAASPGSVRLPVNGASAIIGPNNSVQNVSTPQTFGGKHLVHILPRPSCLSTSNSTQTFSVTMSNQQQPQTISLNGQLFALQPVMSSSGTTNQTPMQIIQPTTSEDPNTNVALNTFGALASLNQSISQMAGQSCVQLSVSQPANPQTAANSQTTSANCVSLTTVAPPMTTDSSATLPSTYNLMTTPSVNTVTCLPPNMKSKRLNKKPRAKKYSAANKSACPLNPARDVGKLDCPSTEGSAEPSCHGGLLESLPVVLPSVTVSQANNVSVSVSHSLDVLNSESVIPASISKSKSAEESSSPSRESVTSEHFVVAPAKSKDSSPILQEEPSQDRPPTSLALSDAAKSCTSANVLIPSPNDPHILVSQVSGLSSTTSTTSTDCVSEVEIIAEPCRVEQDSSDTVRTTGLLKGQSLTTLLSDLAKEKDSQKSSLSVQMDHPDFSSENSKIVDTSVDLHPKQELLLMNNDDRDPPQHHSCLSDQEVINGSLLASRQADSPMSTSSGSSRSFSVASMLPDTTREDVTSNATSNTCDSCTFVEQTDIVALAARAIFDQENLEKGRVGIQADIREVTSKPSEASSLEGDQPFKSQIPKENGTGQAEATPNEFNSQGSIEATVDRPLEKPSCSLGIKTSNASLQVSTSQPQNVTSLSVNNLIRQSSISHPLVSCSGLSQTSEQTTVPATVNLTASSSSYSSQPPGTSLMTDYSQEQINTMTSTIPNSQIQEPLLKPSHESRKDSAKRAVQDDLLLSSAKRQKHCQPAPLRLESMSLMSRTADSISDQTQMMVSQIPPNSSNSVVPVSNSAHGDGLTRLFPPSNNFVAPALRQTDIQCNSQPSVAEQQQTQASQHLQVLQQHVPAQGISHLHSNHLYIKQQQQQQQQQQQQQQAGQLRDRHHLYQLQHHVPHAESSVHSQPHNVHQQRTLQQEVQMQKKRNLVQGTQASQLSLQPKHHGTDQSRPKSGQPHPHHQQIQQQMQQHFGSSQPEKSCENPSTSRNHHNHPQNHLSQDIMHQQQDVGSRQQGSGVSSEHVSGHNPLQRLLTSRGLEQQMVSQPSIVTRPSDMTCTPHRPERNRVSSYSAEALIGKTSSNSEQRMGISIQGSRVSDQLEMRSYLDVPRNKSLAIHNMQGRVDHTVASDIRLSDCQTFKPSGASQQSQSNFEVQSSRNNEIGNPVSSLRSMQSQAFRISQNTGPPPIDRQKRLPYPSVQSIPTGNAIPPRESDNACHQSFMQSLLAPHLGDQVIGNQRSLSEHQRNTQCGPSSAIEYNCPPTHETVHIRRESESQNRESCDMSLGAINTRNSTLNIPFSSSSSSGDIQGRNTSPNVSVQKSNPMRITDSHGTKGHMNPPVTTNMHGVARPALPHPSVSHGNADQGPPVRQANSSVPQRSRHPLQDSSGSKIRQPERNRSGNQRHSNVFDPSLPHLPLSTSGSMILGRQQPTTEKRGSIVRFMPDSPQVPNDNSGPDQHTLSQNFGFPFIPEGGMNPPINANTSFIPQVTQPSATRTPALIPVDPQNTLPSFYPPYSPAHPTLSNDISIPYFSNQMFSNPSTEKVNSGSLNNRFGSILSPPRPVGFAQPSFPLLPDMPPMHMTNSHLSNFNMTSLFPEIATALPDGSAMSPLLTITNSSASDSSKQSSNRPAHNISHILGHDCSSAV, encoded by the coding sequence ctgaagaaattaaaaagctaCGGAAACAACTGGAagaaatccaaaaagaaaatggCAGATATATTGAATTACTGAAGGCAAATGACATATGCTTATACGATGACCCCACAATTCACTGGAAAGGAAATCTTAAAAACTCAAAGGTCTCTGTTGTTATTCCTAGTGACCAGGTTCAAAAAAATATCATTGTTTATTCTAATGGGAGTCAGCCTGGTGGAAACAGCCAGGGAACAGCTGTTCAGGGGATAACCTTTAATGTTGGTCATAATTTACAAAAGCAAACTGCCAATGTAGTGCCAGTACAGAGAACTTGCAATCTTGTGACTCCTGTGTCTATTTCTGGAGTTTACCCTTCTGAAAACAAGCCATGGCATCGGACCACAGTTTCTGCATTGGCTGCTAACCAGCCTGTTCCTCTTTGTCTTCCTGCTACCATTTCTGCTcaaaatattcttgagctttccACTTCTGAAAGTGAATCGAGTGTGCTTGGTATGACCGGTGGCTCACTGATTGCTGTTCCAGTTGGGCCAGAACCTCACCAACATCGTTCCTTGAACACATGTCTAAACGATCAAAGTTCTTCTGAAAATAAGAATGGGCAAGAGAGCCCCAAATTATTGAAGAAAATAGCCCCTTGTGCCACAAGCATCCCTCCCAGCTCCTCAGTGACTGCCACTAAAGTACACCATGGAAACAAGTCCTGCCTGAGCATACAGGACTTCAGAGGTGATTTTCAAAACACCTTTGTTCTTTCAGTTACCACCACAGTCTGCTCCCAGCCTCCCAGACCTGCAGGTGGTTCTTCTCCAGTGAGCATTAGCAAGAGCACAGACTTGACAAGTACAACCACAGTGGTGGCACCATCTGCCCCTGGAATAGGGAAGAGCAGCACTCCTGTAAGCACTCTTTCTGCAAATACTTTGGACAATAGTTGGACTCTTTCTTGCTGTTTGCCTTCCTCAAGTGTTAGTGCTtcagatttgaaaaatattaatagccTTACTCGAATTTCTTCAGCTGGAAACACACAGACAACATGGACTACTTTGCAACTGGCAGGAAACACTATTCAGCCCTTAAGCCAGACACCATCTTCCTCTGTGACTTCAGTATTAAGTGAGTCTGGTACTAGCCCCACCATAACCAACCACAGTAGACACATGACTACAGGCATCAACTTGAATAATTCCCTTCCAGCAGAGGGGCAACCAGTTGAGCAAGTAGTTGTAACCTTGCCTTCTTGTCCATCTTTACCTATGCAGCCACTAATTGCCCAGCCACAAGTTAAATCTCAGCCTCCAAAAAATATCCTTTCACTGAATTCAGCAATGCAGGTGATTCAGATGGCTCAGCCAGTTGGGTCGGCTCCAGCTAATCAAAATGTTATCATTCTCCAGCCACCCAGCACCACCCCATGCCCCACAGTGATGAGGGCAGAAGTTCCCAACCAAACAGTAGGTCAGCAGATAGTAATCATACAGGCAGCTAATCAGAATCCTTTGCCACTCCTCTCTGCTGCATCTCCTGGTTCTGTTCGACTCCCTGTCAATGGAGCCAGTGCTATAATAGGCCCTAATAATTCAGTGCAAAATGTTTCAACCCCACAAACTTTTGGAGGAAAGCATCTTGTCCACATATTACCAAGACCTTCATGTTTATCAACATCTAATTCAACACAAACTTTTTCTGTTACCATGTCAAACCAACAACAGCCTCAAACCATTTCTTTAAACGGACAGCTCTTTGCTTTGCAGCCTGTGATGTCTTCATCAGGAACTACGAATCAAACCCCTATGCAAATTATTCAACCCACCACCAGCGAAGATCCAAATACCAATGTTGCCCTGAATACATTTGGTGCTTTGGCCAGCCTCAATCAAAGCATATCACAGATGGCTGGGCAAAGCTGTGTACAATTGTCTGTTAGCCAGCCTGCCAATCCTCAAACTGCTGCAAATAGTCAAACAACCTCAGCTAACTGTGTTTCATTAACAACTGTAGCACCTCCCATGACAACAGATAGTTCAGCCACACTACCTAGTACTTATAATCTAATGACTACTCCCTCAGTGAACACTGTCACTTGTTTGCCACCTAACATGAAGTCAAAAAGGTTGAATAAGAAACCACGTGCCAAGAAATACTCAGCAGCTAACAAGTCAGCATGTCCCCTGAATCCAGCCAGAGATGTGGGCAAGTTAGACTGCCCCAGCACTGAAGGCTCAGCAGAGCCATCGTGTCATGGTGGACTGCTGGAAAGCCTCCCTGTTGTATTGCCATCTGTCACTGTGTCCCAGGCAAATAATGTAAGTGTTTCTGTATCACATTCTTTGGACGTTCTAAATTCTGAATCAGTAATACCTGCATCTATATCTAAATCTAAGTCAGCAGAAGAGTCTAGTTCACCCTCCCGGGAATCTGTAACAAGTGAACATTTTGTAGTGGCCCCAGCAAAATCCAAAGATTCTAGCCCCATTTTGCAAGAAGAGCCATCTCAGGATAGACCACCAACTAGTTTAGCATTGTCAGATGCTGCCAAATCCTGCACTTCAGCCAATGTGTTGATTCCATCTCCAAATGATCCCCACATTTTGGTTTCTCAGGTTTCTGGTTTGTCATCTACCACAAGCACTACAAGTACCGACTGTGTTTCTGAGGTAGAAATAATTGCTGAGCCCTGCAGGGTTGAGCAAGATTCATCAGACACAGTGCGAACTACAGGTCTCTTAAAGGGACAGAGTTTAACTACACTGCTCTCTGATCTTGCTAAAGAGAAAGACTCTCAGAAGTCATCTCTTTCAGTCCAGATGGATCATCCTgacttttcttcagaaaattctaaaatagtTGACACAAGTGTTGATTTACATCCCAAACAGGAATTATTACTGATGAATAACGATGATAGAGATCCACCGCAGCATCATTCCTGCCTCTCCGATCAAGAGGTTATTAATGGTTCTTTGCTCGCCAGTAGGCAGGCTGACTCTCCCATGTCAACCAGCTCTGGCAGTAGTCGTAGTTTCTCGGTTGCATCCATGCTTCCTGACACAACTAGAGAGGATGTGACCAGCAATGCAACAAGTAATACATGTGACAGCTGTACCTTTGTAGAGCAAACTGATATAGTAGCTCTTGCAGCAAGAGCTATTTTTGACCAGGAGAACCTTGAGAAGGGAAGAGTTGGCATCCAGGCTGATATTAGGGAAGTTACTTCAAAGCCTTCTGAAGCATCATCCTTAGAGGGAGACCAGCCTTTCAAATCACAGATACCTAAAGAGAATGGCACAGGGCAGGCAGAAGCCACACCAAATGAATTTAATTCTCAGGGCTCAATTGAAGCAACCGTGGATAGGCCTCTTGAAAAACCAAGTTGTTCTTTAGGAATTAAAACATCAAATGCCTCTTTACAGGTTTCAACTTCTCAGCCACAAAATGTCACCAGTTTAAGTGTGAATAATCTTATCCGTCAGAGCAGCATCAGCCATCCTCTGGTCAGCTGTTCGGGTCTATCCCAAACTTCAGAGCAAACAACTGTTCCTGCAACAGTTAATCTGACTGCTTCATCTAGCTCCTATAGTAGTCAGCCTCCTGGAACATCTCTAATGACGGACTATTCTCAAGAACAGATAAATACTATGACTAGCACCATACCAAATTCACAGATCCAAGAACCACTCTTAAAGCCAAGTCATGAAAGCCGTAAAGATTCTGCTAAACGTGCTGTCCAAGATGATCTTTTACTGTCTTCAGCTAAACGTCAAAAGCATTGTCAGCCAGCCCCACTCAGGCTTGAGAGTATGTCCCTGATGAGCCGAACTGCAGACAGCATTTCTGATCAAACTCAAATGATGGTTAGTCAGATCCCTCCCAACTCTTCAAACTCAGTTGTGCCTGTTAGCAACTCAGCACATGGAGATGGCCTTACACGATTATTTCCACCTAGTAACAACTTTGTGGCCCCTGCTTTGAGGCAAACTGACATTCAGTGTAATTCTCAGCCTTCAGTTGCTGAGCAGCAGCAAACTCAAGCAAGTCAGCATCTACAGGTCCTGCAACAGCATGTTCCAGCTCAAGGGATATCTCACCTTCATAGTAACCATCTTTAcataaagcagcagcagcagcagcagcaacagcagcaacagcaacagcaagcAGGGCAGTTAAGAGACAGGCATCACTTATATCAACTGCAGCATCATGTACCTCACGCAGAGAGCTCTGTCCACTCTCAGCCCCATAATGTCCACCAACAGAGAACTCTACAACAGGAAGtccagatgcagaaaaagaggaaTCTCGTTCAGGGCACTCAGGCCTCTCAGCTTTCCTTGCAACCGAAGCACCATGGAACTGACCAATCCCGACCCAAGAGTGGTCAGCCACATCCCCACCATCAACAGATACAGCAACAGATGCAGCAACATTTTGGAAGTTCCCAGCCAGAAAAGAGCTGTGAAAACCCTTCAACTAGTCGGAACCACCATAACCATCCCCAGAACCATCTCAGTCAAGATATTATGCACCAGCAGCAGGATGTTGGAAGCAGACAGCAAGGTTCAGGGGTTTCTTCTGAACACGTATCTGGGCATAATCCATTGCAGAGGCTTTTGACATCCAGAGGCTTAGAGCAGCAAATGGTGTCCCAACCAAGTATTGTGACTAGACCTTCGGACATGACCTGTACTCCACACAGGCCAGAGAGAAATAGAGTTTCAAGTTATTCTGCTGAGGCACTCATTGGAAAGACATCTTCTAATTCAGAGCAGAGAATGGGTATATCGATTCAGGGTTCCAGAGTTTCAGACCAGCTTGAAATGAGAAGCTATCTTGATGTTCCCAGAAATAAAAGTTTGGCTATTCATAATATGCAGGGGCGTGTGGACCATACTGTTGCCTCAGATATTCGCCTTTCTGATTGTCAGACATTTAAACCAAGTGGAGCTAGTCAACAGTCCCAGAGTAATTTTGAAGTACAGTCttcaagaaataatgaaataggtAACCCTGTATCATCGTTGAGGAGTATGCAGTCCCAGGCTTTTCGAATTAGTCAGAATACTGGTCCGCCACCAATCGACCGTCAAAAGAGATTACCTTATCCATCAGTTCAGAGCATCCCAACAGGAAATGCTATCCCACCAAGGGAGAGTGATAATGCATGTCATCAGAGTTTTATGCAGAGTTTACTTGCCCCTCACCTTGGTGATCAGGTCATTGGGAACCAGAGATCACTCTCAGAACATCAGAGGAATACACAGTGTGGTCCATCCTCTGCAATTGAATATAATTGTCCTCCTACTCATGAAACTGTTCATATtagaagagagagtgagagtcAGAATAGGGAAAGTTGCGACATGTCTTTAGGTGCAATTAACACCAGGAACAGTACATTGAATATTCCTTTTTCAAGTTCTTCTTCCTCAGGAGATATTCAAGGTCGAAACACAAGTCCCAATGTTTCTGTACAGAAGTCCAATCCTATGAGGATTACTGACAGTCATGGGACCAAGGGCCACATGAACCCTCCAGTCACAACCAACATGCATGGGGTTGCAAGGCCAGCTTTGCCACACCCATCTGTGTCTCATGGAAATGCTGATCAAGGTCCTCCTGTACGTCAAGCTAATTCTTCAGTTCCCCAGAGATCAAGGCATCCCCTGCAAGACAGCAGTGGTTCCAAAATTCGTCAACCTGAAAGGAATCGTTCTGGAAACCAAAGACATAGTAATGTCTTTGATCCAAGTCTTCCCCATCTTCCTCTCTCTACTAGTGGCAGTATGATTCTTGGACGTCAACAACCCACTacagagaagagaggaagtaTTGTTCGCTTCATGCCTGATAGCCCACAAGTACCTAATGATAATTCAGGTCCTGACCAGCATACACTGTCGCAAaattttggttttccttttattCCCGAGGGTGGCATGAATCCACCAATAAATGCTAATACTTCTTTCATTCCACAGGTTACTCAGCCTAGTGCCACACGAACTCCAGCTCTCATCCCAGTAGATCCCCAAAATACTCTACCCTCCTTCTATCCCCCATACTCTCCAGCTCATCCTACACTGTCCAATGATATTTCGATCCCCTATTTTTCTAATCAAATGTTCTCAAATCCTAGCACAGAGAAGGTAAACAGTGGAAGTTTAAATAACCGATTTGGATCAATTTTATCTCCTCCCAGACCTGTTGGCTTTGCTCAACCAAGTTTTCCTCTTCTCCCTGATATGCCACCAATGCACATGACCAACTCTCATTTATCCAATTTTAATATGACATCTTTGTTTCCAGAAATAGCTACTGCTCTTCCCGATGGCTCAGCAATGTCACCTTTGCTTACAATAACAAACTCCTCTGCCTCTGATTCTTCCAAGCAGTCCTCTAACAGACCTGCCCACAACATAAGCCATATTTTAGGTCATGATTGCAGTTCAGCTGTTTAG